CTGTAAGGGGCTTTAACCGAAAAAAGAACCTCTTTTACAAGAATTTGAAAAAAGAGCAACAAATCAACCTGGAAAAGAAAAGGGAATTAGTAAAACTGGCCGTTTCCCTTAAAGATTCAGAAGAATGGAATGAGGTGACGCCTCAGATGAAGAAGATACAGCAAGACTGGAAGAAGATCGGGCATGTTCCCCGGAAATATTCAGACAAGCTGTGGAAGGAGTTTAAAGCGGCTTGCAACCACTACTTCGACCGGATGCATGCCGGCAAGAATAAAGCAAGCGGACAGGAGACAGAGAATCTGGAGCTAAAAAAGGCATGCCTGGATAAATTACAGGCTTTTAGCCCCGGTAAATCGAGAGAGGATGACCTGGCTACCCTAAAAGCAATGATCGCAGAATGGAGAGCCATAGGCAGGGTACCGTTTAACAAAAAAAGTATTAACGGAAAATTCAATAAGATCCTGGACGGAATCTTCAAAAAAATGGGGATTTCACAACAGGAATCCGAATTGTTGAAATACGGTAATAAATTAAAGCAACTGGCCTCTACAGAGGACGACTATGCCCTGCAAAAAGAAAGGAGCTTTATCAAAAGGAAAATAGACGAGGGCAAGAGCGAGATCAATCAGTTGGAAAACAATCTTCAGTTCTTTTCCAATGCCTCAGAGGACAATCCGTTGGTAAAGGAGGTAGTGGATAAGATCAACAGGCAAAAGGAAGCACTAAAAACCTGGAAGGCCAAACTGAAGAAGATCAATATTCTTCAACACACTCTTTTAAAGGAGGAAGAAGAATCTTCAGAAACCGAAACAGAGACTTAAGAGCATGACCAATGGAATATTCCGGTAGCCTTAAAAAAGAGTATTGGTACATAAAGGTCACGGGTACATTCAACATTAAAGAGGTTGAAGGCCTCTTAGAAGCTGTTTCAGAGCCAAAACACCCTAAGGTATTGATTAACTTCCTGGAGCTCCAAGAAACTAACCTGAGTTACAGAGTTCGCTATAATCTTGTATTGAAGGCACAAGAATTGCTGAATAAGGAAATGACTTATGCAATGATCTGGCCAAAGAAGGATATTAATTACTTCTGGTTGAACAACTCGCTGAAGTTTGGACTAAGAGTGAATATTTTTCCTTCAATGTCAGCAGGTAAGAAATGGTTACTAAAGGCTTAAGCCAATTTAGCGGTGTTCTTAGTAGTCTTAAAAGACAACTCTTTTTTCACACGGCTATTCTTAAAGCGGTAAAGACGAGCAACACTGTTCTCTTTAGCAGTTTCAGTAACGATCTCTTTTGTGGTAGTTTCTACTTTTACTTCGGTAGTGTTTTCCTGGGCCTGAGCAGCGAGGCCGATAAAGAGAACAAAGATTAAAGTTACGATAGCTTTCATGTTGTGCGTTTTATATAATAAAAACGCTATGAGCGGGGGTTTAACAGGGTGTCGTTCGCTGAAAAACCCTTATTTTTCGGTATCTGACAAGAACTTGGGTAAAGTGCAAAAAATCATCGGTGAACGTAATAAAGCCCTATAACCGCTTACCGAATAAAAGGGGTGATCATCGATAGATTCACCTATAAAAGAAGGTAGATTATATTAATTTTGATGGAAATGAAATTCTATTTCTCCCGAAAATACTTACGCAGAAACCTGATCTTTTGTGTCCCCTTCTTTCTTATCCTAGGTTTTCAATTGTTCTCTGGCAGACTAAGTAGCGATTCCCTGCTATTTCTATTAGCTGCTTTGGTGCCTTTAATGGCCTATTTTTTATGGCGTAAATATCCCTTTGCGATAATTGAGGGGGATGTACTTTCAAAAAATCCGATAGTTCCTAAAAGGATCAACTTGAAAGAAGTTCTCCATATCGAAAAATACGCGGGAAATTATATTTTCAGGAGCGCAAATGACAAACTGACCTTAGATACCGCAATTATCTGCCCTGCAGACCTCCTTGCCCTCAATGCTGAATTGCACAGAAGGTCTATGGTTTTTTCTGAAGTATAACCAAGGTCAAAAATACATTTAGGCCCTTTAGTATGCCCAAAGATTTATTACATTAGATAGGTAGTAATCAAAGCCCGACCGAATCATGAAAAACAGCATTTCCTTCTTTCTCTTTTTCCTCACCGCACTTGGAATTGCCCAGTCACCCGTTCCGCAACTGGAAGTTACCGGTTCAGCTCAACTGGCCATTGCCCCTGATACCGGTGTCCTCAACATGTCTTTGAGTCAGATAGAAATGGCGTTTGGAGATGCAATCAACGGATTAAACCGTAAGACAAAGGACATTAAAGCACAGATTCGGAAAATGGGCTTTTCAGAGGACGTCATCCTCACCGATAACTTTCAGGTGAGAAAAAATATTAAATACCGAAACTCCCGGCAGATCGACAGTGGTTACGTTGCCACCCAGCAATTACACTTCGATTTTGAGAATACCGTGGGAAATATCAGGAAGATCCTTAGCCAGTTCTCCTCCGGCGCAACTGAATTCGACCTAAATTTTAGTTTTAAACTCT
This DNA window, taken from Muriicola soli, encodes the following:
- a CDS encoding SIMPL domain-containing protein — its product is MKNSISFFLFFLTALGIAQSPVPQLEVTGSAQLAIAPDTGVLNMSLSQIEMAFGDAINGLNRKTKDIKAQIRKMGFSEDVILTDNFQVRKNIKYRNSRQIDSGYVATQQLHFDFENTVGNIRKILSQFSSGATEFDLNFSFKLSDPLKDKVQERLIQLATEDAFLKAKVIAKASGTELQKVLRIQYGNSYNAPVRMERAVMSLEADAMKVDGFTPTDLTYNANIVVVWAIE